A segment of the Candida albicans SC5314 chromosome 2, complete sequence genome:
GCAACAAGATATCTGCCTTAACACACGTCGACGTCAATGCCTGGACAACATCATCCAACGTAGGATGCAAGTTTGCCTCTTTAATGATCTTATTGTTCAACAACGCATACGAAATCAATATTGCCACAAGAATTAAATGACCCAGCCAAATGACTAAATTCTCAAAGTATAAAACAACCAACGCATACAAGCTGATAATAACCACATTGACCCAGTAATCGTCATTAGTCCatgttgttattgaaaggagtttattgataataatcaaGTAAGGATACGAGTTCACCAATGCCTTGGAAACCAGAGGCGGCGTCGATGATAATAACGGAGAAGATTGCGGTTTTGCATTTAGTTTTGGATCTGTCACCTCAGCGAAATTGGCCCTCAATTCTGTTGATGTTTCTGTTGTAGCTGTGGCACTCTCTCCAACTGTGCTTGTGGCTGTGGAGACAGGATTCTTATTAGTCCCCAGACTAGCTTCCACTTTCGACATAACGATTGATTAGTTGATGGATTAGGTGTGGAAGTGGGAAAAACTTAATTTTATCTTGTGTGATTTCACACCgcaagcaaaaaaaaaaaaaatgcacCAGAAACTTATAGTTACCCCAATCACCCAATCGTTCCCTGCGTGTGACTTTTTCTTGTGGCTATGGACTTTTCAAACTTACTATCTAACGAAATCAATAAGAAACGTAAAAAGGTAGCTGCAAATGGAAGGAAACGCAGCAAAGTGTCTACCACCGCCAAAGAACCGGCGGTAGTTGTTGAGCATGCACCAGAAACAATCAACCCCCAGCCTACTACGACAAACGATGAGCCAAGTGAAGAACAATTAGATACAAAGTTGTCACAATTTGGTGAACTAGATACGTCCTTATCGAAATCAGAAAAGGCCAGGAAATTGCAATTACTACTACAACAGCAAATCAAAAACACAAAGTACAAGGCATGGCTAGATCAAGAGGCTCCGTTGTACCAAGACCCCGAAAAGCAATTGATCACGCTTGATTTGATAACTGATataacaaataaacaagaCGAAGTATACCTAAAGCTACGGGTATACATAAAGCAGCTAATTAAACAATGGCAAGAATGCGATAACGACGACCAAGAGTTATTGATGGAAACGAAAAAGAGTATAGTCAAATTGTTATACAAGCTAAGGAGCCATAAACTTTCTTTGGACATGCTAATATCGCTCCTGACCATTGTTTACTATATCCAACAAAACGAATTCAACAAGGCAAACGAAAGCTACATGAAACTAAGTATCGGCAACGTCTGTTGGCCAATTGGGGTGGTCAATGTAGGTATTCATGCAAGAAGTGCAGCACTGAAAATAACCGGTGCCTCTAACGTCAGTAACATAATGCTAAGCGAGTCTACACGAAGATGGATTATAAGTATAAAGAGGTTGATTAGTTTTAAAGAGAGAGTATATAATAATGCACGTGATTAGTTTAGTAATTTTTTGCGGGTTAGGGCTATAGCCCTAAGACATTCACACAACTAACAAAAAGGAAGTTCTCACGCACATAATGTGTAACCCacataaagaaaaaaaaatttcctttgaaaaaattcacATCACGCTTTAACCACTTCAACCTA
Coding sequences within it:
- a CDS encoding mRNA splicing protein (snRNP U5 splicing factor component; involved in positioning the 3' splice site during the 2nd catalytic step of splicing; Spider biofilm induced), with product MDFSNLLSNEINKKRKKVAANGRKRSKVSTTAKEPAVVVEHAPETINPQPTTTNDEPSEEQLDTKLSQFGELDTSLSKSEKARKLQLLLQQQIKNTKYKAWLDQEAPLYQDPEKQLITLDLITDITNKQDEVYLKLRVYIKQLIKQWQECDNDDQELLMETKKSIVKLLYKLRSHKLSLDMLISLSTIVYYIQQNEFNKANESYMKLSIGNVCWPIGVVNVGIHARSAASKITGASNVSNIMLSESTRRWIISIKRLISFKERVYNNARD